ACACCTGGACCTTCGAGGACGGCAAGGTCGTCATCGTCCTCTCGGAGGGCCGCCTGCTGAACCTCGGCAACGCGACCGGCCACCCGTCCTTCGTGATGTCGAACTCCTTCGCCGACCAGACCCTCGCGCAGATCGAACTCTTCACGAAGACCTCCGACTACCCCGTCGGCGTCCACACCCTCCCCAAGCACCTGGACGAGAAGGTGGCCCGCCTCCACCTGGCCGCCCTGGGCGTCCGCCTCACCACCCTCCGCCCGGAACAGGCCTCGTACATCGGCGTCCCGGTCGAGGGCCCGTACAAGCCGGACCACTACCGCTACTGATGTGTACGAACGACACCCGTGATCCGTGGCTCCCGGACCGTCTGCTGAGGACGGAACGGGACCTGCTGATGCCACTGCTGCGCCGGACACCCGAGGAGGCGTACGAGCTCCGTACCGCGTGCCCCGGGTGGACGGCGAGGCAGGTCCTCGCCCACTGCGGCGCGGCCCTCGTCAGGATCGTCGAGGACCGCCTGGAGGAGGGCGTGTTCCTGCCCGAGGCGAACGCCTGCGACGTCGCCGAACGCGAGGACTGGCCGCTGGGACGGATCCTCGACGAACTGGAACGCGGCCTGACGGAGGCCGGCCCCGTGATCGCCGGGCGTGAGGACGGAAGGCTCGACGCCGTCGCGCTCGGCGAATGGGTCCACGCGGGCGACGTACGGGAGGCCTTCGGCGAACCGGGCGCGTACTGCGGCAAAGCGCTGGAGCTGGCGCTCCCGCTCCTCACGGTGACGAGCCGCAAACGCGAGACTCCGCGCCTGGTGGGAGTCCTGGAGGACGGAACGACGCCCCAGATATCCCTCGGCAACGAGATAGCGGGGCGGCCCCCGGCCACTTTCAAGGGCGACGCCTCCACCCTGATCCGCATCTACGCGGGCCGACCCCTGGTGAGAACCCGCTACGAACTGACCGGCGCGACAGAACACGAACTCCTGATCTACCGCTGACCCACACCTCACACCCCGCCACACGTGCCCGCACCTCACGCCTCGCGTCCCGTTCCGTCCCGGGGGTCCCCCGGGACGGGGTCCGGGGGAGGAACAACTGCCCACGACGGGGAAAGGCGGGCCGGCGCAGCTCGGCGCGGGCGACACACAGAAGGGACCACCCATGCGCACCCTCGACCGTCTGCTCCACGCCGAGACCCTGCACCGCCCCGACGCCATCGCCGTGGCGTACGAGCACGAGACCCTCACCTTCCGGGAGCTCTCGGAGGGCGCCCTGGTCCTCGGCCAGTACCTCCGCTCCCTGGGAGCGAGGCCGGACGAAAGAGTCGGCATCCACATGGAGCCGTCGCTGGAGCTGGTCATCGCGACCTGGGGCACCGTCTGCTCCGGTGCCGCCTACGTCCCGCTGTCGCCCGAGTACCCCGAAGAGCGCGTCCGCTACATGATCGAGGACAGCGCCACCCGCATCGTCGTGACCCAGGACCACCTCCGCGCCCGCGTCAGCGACCTCGCCCCGCCCGGCACGACCGTCGTCACCCTCGACGACGCCGTCCGGCACGCCTGGCGGACCGCGGGTGAGGAGCCGGAGCCGTACGACATCCGGGAGACGGACCTCGCGTATGTCATCTACACCTCGGGCTCCACGGGCCGGCCGAAGGGCGTGATGGTCGAGCACCGCTCGATCACCGCCCAGATGCGCTGGATGGCGGCGGAGCACCGGCTCGTCCCGGGCGCGGTCGTCCTCCAGAAGACCCCGATGAGCTTCGACGCGGCGCAGTGGGAGATCCTCGCGCCGGCCGTCGGCGCCCGCGTCGCCGTGGGTCCTCCGGGTGTCTACCGCGACCCGGAGGCGCTCATCGACAGCGTCCGTGCCCACGGCGCGACGATGCTCCAGGGTGTCCCGACCCTCCTCCAGGCCCTCGTGGACACCGAGCGTCTCGCCGGCTGCACCACCTTGCGCCGGGTGTACTCGGGCGGCGAGATCCTCTCCCGGAACCTCGCGGCGCAGCTCCTCGCCGAGCTTCCGTCCGCCGAGCTGATCAATCTGTACGGCCCCACCGAGTGCACGATCAACGCCTCCTCGCACACGGTCGACCGCGCCGCCGTCGGCGATCCGGCCGGCCCGGCCGCGATCCCGATCGGCAGACCGGCGTACGACACGAGCTTCCACATACGCGACGGCGAACTGTGCATAGGCGGGGTCCAGGTGGCGCGGGGGTACCTGGACCGTCCCGAACTCACGGCGGAGCGTTTCGTCATCGACGAGACCGGCGAGCGCCTCTACCGCACCGGCGACCTGGCGCACTGGAACGAGGACGGCACCGTCCAGTTCGCCGGCCGCGCCGACAACCAGATCAAGCTCCGTGGCTTCCGCGTCGAGCTGGACGAGATCGCGCTGGCGATCGAGAAGCACGACTGGGTGAAGAACGCGGCGGTCGTCGTCAAGGACGAGCCCCGCACCGGTTTCCAGAACCTCGTCGCCTGCGTCGAGCTGTCGCCCAAGGAAGCCGCCCTGATGGACCAGGGCAACCACGGTGCGCACCACCAGTCCAAGGAGTCGAAGCTCCAGGTCAAGGCGCAGTTGTCGAACGCGGGCACCCGTCCCGACGCCGAACTGGCCGGGCTCCCGGCCGTCGTGCTCCCCGGCGGCACCCCCACGGACCGGATGCGCCGTGCGGTCTTCGCCCGCAAGACGTACCGCTTCTACGAGGGCGGCGAGGTCACCCGCGCGGACGTCCTGGGGGCCCTGGCGCGCCGCCCGGAGGGCATCGGTTCGCGGGCCGTCGGCAGTCTGACGGCGGCGGACCTGGGGGAGATCCTGCGCTGGTTCGGTCAGTTCACGAGCGAGGAGCGGCTGCTGCCGAAGTACGGCTACGCCTCGCCGGGCGCGCTGTACGCGACCCAGCTGTACGTGGAGCTGCGGGGCATCGCGGGCCTGGAGCCGGGCACGTACTACTACCACCCGGTCCGCCACCAGCTGTACCTGACGGACGCGGGCGCGGCCGGGAGCGGGAGCGAGCCGGTCCTCGGGCTGGAGTTCCGGGGGCGGCGCGAGGCGATCGAGCCGGTCTACAGGAACAACATCCAGGAGGTCCTGGAGATCGAGACGGGCCACATGGTGGGCCTGTTCGAGGAGATCCTGCCGGGCTACGGCCTGGACATCAGGCCGCGCGAGGACGGCACCTTCGAGGTGGTTCCGTACGACGAGGAGTCCCGTACGCCCCCGGAGACGGACGTCTACGTCCAGGCGCACGGAGCCGGGGTGACGGGCCTTCCGGAGGCCCAGTACGTCTACGAGGACGGCGACTTACGGGAGATCTCCGGCGCGCTGATCGAGAAGAGGCATGTGATCGCGATCAACCAGGCGGTGTACGAGCGGTCCCGGCTCGGCATCACGGTGATCAGCCGGACCCTCGATGAGGGCCGCGCGTACGTCGACCTGGGCCGGGCTCTCCAGCGGCTCCAACTCGGCGGGCACGAACTGGGGTTCATGTCCTCCGGCTACAGCTCGAAGTCCGGCCGGCCGCTCCCCGCGGCCCGTCGGGCGGACGAGATCCTGACGGCGGCGGGGCGTCCGACCGGCCCGTCGTACTTCTTCGTGGGCGGCCGGGTCAGCGAGGAGCAGCGGCTGAGCGAGGGCATGTACGAGGACACCGTCCACATGAAGGGCCCGGCGGAGATGATCCGCGACGATCTGGCCCACCATCTGCCGGACTACATGATCCCGAACCGGGTGGTCGTCCTGGACCGGCTGCCGCTGTCGGCGAACGGCAAGGTGGACACGAAGGCGCTGGCCGACCTGGCCGTGGTCAACGCCGGCCTGCACGGTCGTCCTCACGTCCTTCCGCGCACCCGCACGGAGGGCCGTCTCGCGGAGGTCTGGGCGGCGGCGCTGAAGTACGAGGACGTCGAGGCGGTCTCGGTGCTGGACGACTTCTTCGAGTCGGGCGGCAACTCGCTCATCGCCGTGGCGCTGGTGACGCGGATCAACCGTGTGTTCGACGCGGGGCTGCCGCTGCAGATCCTCTTCGACCGTCCGACGATCGAGAAGCTCGCCCACCAGCTGGACGGGGCGGCCGCGACGCCCGCCTCCCGGCTGGTCCGGCTCCACGCGGCGGGTGCGCGGCCGCCGGTCTACTGCTGGCCGGGTCTGGGCGGCTACACGATGAACCTGCGGCACCTGGCGGAGGAGATCGGCATCGACCGGCCGTTCTACGGGGTGCAGGCGTACGGCATCAACCGGGGCGAGGAGCCGTACGCGACGATCCGCGAGATGGCGGCGGCGGACGTGGAGGCGATACGGCGCCGCCGGCCGGCGGGCCCGTACACGCTCTGGGGCTATTCGTTCGGTGCGAGGGTCGCCTTCGAGTCGGCGCATCTCCTGGAGGCGGCGGGGGAGCAGGTGGAGCATCTGTTCCTGATCGCGCCGGGCTCGCCGAAGGTCCGTTCGTCGGAGACGGGGGGAGCGGACTACGGGAATCCGGCGTTCGTGACGATCCTGTACTCGGTGTTCGCGGGCGCGATCGACCCGACGGTGCGGGCGGACGGCCGTGAGGCCTTCGTGCGGCGGGTGGCCACGGACTTCCCGGCCCTGGACCCGGATCTGATCGGCCGGATCGTGGCGATCGTGGAGGAGACGTTCGACTTCACGTACACCTTCCGCGAGCTGAGGGAGCGTCAGGTGTCGTGCCCCGTGACGCTCTTCAAGGCGGCGGGTGACGACTACTCGTTCCTGGAGAGCGCGGAGGGCTGGTCCACCCGCCCGCCGACGGTGGTGGAGCTGGACGCGGACCACTACAGCCTGCTGCGGCAGCCGGATCTGAACGAGCTGATCAAGAAGATCAGGTACCGGCTGGGGCAGTAGTGCCGACGGGATCCGACCACCGGCCCGGAAGGGTTCCCTCCCTGTCCGCGATCGGTAACGATCGCCCCGGGGGCCGTGATTTCGCCGGCGGGGAGCCTCATCCTGAGCGACGCAGCGTGCAGGAACGCAGGCCGACAGTCACGGGGGAACGCGGTGAAGTTCGGCGTCGACCAGGCCTTCCTGCCGCCCGTGAAGAGCTCGAGGCCGCAGAACCCGATCGTCCTGGCGCCGGGCAAGGAGGCGTACGCGGGTCTGCTCGCCCGGCTGGGCGACAAGGAGGTCAGCCCGCTGGAGAAGGACCTGATCCTCGCCCCGGCGGGCAGGAACGAGCCCGAGGACACGGGCGAGGGCGCTCTCCTCGAAGTGCCCGCGCCGGGCATCCACGTCGACGTCAGGACGGCGCGGGTGTCGTACTGGCGGGCGGACTCGGAGGGCGCGCAGTCGGCCCTCGACCCGCGGTGACGCGGGCCCTGGCGAACGAAGCGGAGGTGTCCTCTCCGCCGCGGGCGGAGAGGACGCGTCCGGCGGTCAGCTCCCGAGGGTGCGGGCCAGGAGGGGGAGCAGGCGGTCCCAGTGGCGCCGCGTCCCCTCCGGGCTGAAGGCGCTCGTGTCGGCCATGGTGAAGCCGTGCGTGGTGCCGGGGTAGATCTCGTTGGTGTGGCGGACGCCGGCGGCGTCCAGGATCTCGTTGAGCCCGTCTAACTCCTCGGGCGTCATGTCGCCCTCGGCGATCCCGAAGTGCACCTCGGCGGTGACCTTCGGGGCGAGGAGGTGCGGGCTGTCGGCCGCGTCCGTGATCAGGGCGCCGGGGTGGAAGCCGGCGACGGCGGCGACCCAGTCGGGGTGGGCGGCGGCGGTGCGCATCGCCAGGACGCCGCCGAGGCAGTACCCGACGACGCCGACGGGCCCGTCGGCGACCTCGGGCCGGTCGGCGAGGAACGCGAGATACGCCTCGGCGTCGGTCAGGACGCGCTCGGTGGTGTGCGCCAGGTAGAACGGCATCAGCTGCTCGAAGAGCAGGGGCCGCTCCTCCTCCCCGATGTGCTCGGGAAGGTCGATGAGGGGTGCCGTGCCCTCCCGGTGGTAGACGTGGGGGACGAGTACGTAGTACCCGTGCGCGGCGAGTTCGCGCGCCATCTCCTCCAGCCGCGGCCGGGGTCCGAAGACGTCCATGTAGAGGAGCACGCCGGGGTGCTGCAGGCCGTCGTCGGGAAAGGCGGCGAAGGCGTCGGCCCGGCCGTCGGGGGTGGGTATGCGCAGGGTCGTGGTGGCCATGGGAACGACCGTAACAGCCATGATCATCCAAGGGGCGGGGCGCCGGGATCCTTCGTCATGAAGGCGGCCGGCGGCTGCCTCGCTCGCCGTCGAGGACATCGTCCGCCCCCGGCACCGTTATCCGGTTGCCGTCGGTGAGACGGGTCGGATAGGAATCTCGCATGCTGAGGGGTAGCGAGGTGGGGCTGAGGGCTCGCCACGACGAAGACATTCCGATCCTGCGGACCGAGCTCTACGACGACGTGGTCAACGCCTCGCGCGCCGAGGGCGGGCCCTGGCGGCCGATCACTCCCGGCTCGAAGGACCGGCGGCTCGTCGTGGACGACACGGCGGAGGGACATGTGCCCTTCTCCGTCGTCGAGTTGGAGGGCGGAAGCCTGATCGGTACCGCGACCCTCTGGGGCATCGACACCCACAACCGGGTCGCGCACATCGGCTTGGGGTTGCTGCCGTCCGCCCGCGGCAAGGGCTACGGCACCGACGTGGTCGCGACGCTGTGCCACTACGGCTTCGTCGTACGCGGCCTCCAGCGGCTGCAGATCGAGACGCTGGCGGACAACGCCGCGATGCTCCGCTCCGCCGAGAGCAACGGCTTCGTCCGCGAGGGCGTGCTGCGGTCGTCGGCCTGGGTGATGGGCGAGTTCCTGGACGAGGTCATCCTCGGACTCCTCGCGGAGGAGTGGAAGGCGTCGGACCGCTGACCGCCTGGTTCGCCCCGCCACGCTCGGTACGCCTCGTCCACCACGCCACGGTCGGCCCGTCTCGTTCCGAACGCCACGCTCGGTACGTCTCGTTCACCACGCCTCGATCGCCGCGGGCGCCCTCGGCTCGTGCTTCCGCCAGGCCTCGTCGAGCCGTGTGAGCCGGGCCGCGGTGGCGATCCCGTGCAGTGACGCGACCCTGCCCTCGCTGACCGCGAAGGCCACCGCACCCATGACCCGGCCGTCGACCACGGCGAGGACGGCCGGAGCGCCGTTGACCACCGCGATGTGGAGCGAGGGCGTGCCTCCGGCCAGCCGCCGCTTCGCCGGCGTGGGCCGGAAACCGGCCCGCGCGAAGGAGGCGACCCGTTCGCGCGTCGTGACCCGCAGCAGCCGCGCCGCCAGTCCGGCGCCGTCCGAGACCGCCGTCACGTCGTCGGTGAGCAGCGCCACCAGTCGTTCGGTGCGGCCCGACACGGCGGCGGCCAGGAACTCCTCGACGACCCGGCGCGCGGACGCGGGGTCGGCCTGCACGCCACCGCGGCGGCGCTCGGAGGCGACCCGGATCCGGGCCCGGTGGATGTGCTGCTGGCTCGCGGACTCGGTGATGTCGAGGATCCCGGCGATCTCGGCGTGGCCGTACGAGAAGGCCTCACGCAGGACGTAGACGGCCCGCTCGACCGGCGTGAGGCGCTCCATGAGGGTCAGTACGGCCAGCGACACGGATTCGCGCTGCGCGAAGGTCTCGGCGGGGCCGAGCATCGGGTCGCCTTCGAGGAGCGGTTCGGGCAGCCAGGCGCCGGCCGACCGCTCGTGGCGCGTGTGCGCCGAACGGAGCCTGTCGAGGCAGAGGTGGGTGAGGACCTTGGTCAGCCATGCCTCCGGCACCTCGATCCGGTCGCGGTCCGCGGCCTGCCAGCGCAGGAAGGTGTCCTGCACGGCGTCCTCGGCGTCGGCTGCCGAGCCGAGCAGGCGGTACGCGATCGAGGCCAGCCGGCCACGGCCGGCCTCGAAGCGATCGACGGCTGCGCTGTCCATGCGGAACACCCTAGGGGGAGACATTCCTAGGCGGTGGCCCTCAGGCCGGTCCGGCCGGGCGTCGGAGCGGTGGTCAGGCGGCGCCTGCGCTTGGGTATACCGAGGGTCGGGTGGGCGATGTTCCAGCCGGCTCCCGTGAGGACACCCGCCTTGAGCCGCGCGGCGGTCCGGCCGCCCAGGTACCAGTTCTTCGGGCGGACGTCCCCGCCCACCATCTGGAAGATGGCGTCCCGCCGGCCGAGGCTGATGTGGTTGCCGTGGTACTTCAGTCCGGTGGTCGGGACCTCGTCGCCCGTCAGGCGCGCGATGATCGCGGCCGTCGCCTGCATGGTGGTGAAGCCGGCCGAGGCGCAGGACATCGGCAGCGGCCGGCCGTTGTCGCCGATCGCGTGGGCGGAGTCACCGGCGGCGTAGATCTCCGGGTGGGAGACCGAACGCATGGTGCGGTCGACGACGATCCGGCCGGTCTCCGCGACCTCCAGACCGGCGGCGGCCGCGAGGGGGTGCACGGCGAACCCGGCCGTCCACACGGTCACGTCGGCCGGGAGGGGCGAACCGCCGGCGGCGATCGCCCGCGTCGGCTCGACGGCCTCGACGGCGGTGTGCTCGTGGACGGTGATGCGGAGCCGGTCGAAGGCCTGGCGCAGGTGGCGGCGGGCCCCCGGGGAGAGCCAGGCGCCCAGCTCGCCGTGGGCGGCGAGGGCGATCGCGAGGTCGGGCCGGGACTCGGCGAGCTCGGTGGCGGTCTCGATGCCGGTCAGCCCCCCGCCGACGACCAGCACGGTGCCGCCCGCGCCGAGAGCGGCGATGCGCTCGCGCAGGCGCAGTGCCGAGGCGCGGCCGGCCACGTCGAAGGCGTGCTCGGCGGCGCCGGGGACGCCGTGGTGGGCGACGGAGCTGCCGAGGGCGTAGAGGAGGGTGTCGTACGCGAGCTGGTCGGCGCCGGTGGCGTCGGTCCCGCCGGTGCCGGTGCCGTCCGCGCCGGTCGCCGTGCCCACGGGGTCCACGGTGACGGTCCTGCGCTCCGGATCGATGCCGGTGACGCGGGCCAGGCGCACCCGTACCCCCGTGCCCGCGAAGACGTCGGTGAGCGTGCGGACCGCGAGGTCCCGGCCGCTCGCGAGCTGGTGGAGCCGCATCCGCTCGACGAAGTCGGGGGCGGCGTTGACGACGGTGATCTCGGTGTCGGCGGGGGAGAGCCGGCGCGCCAGGTTTCCGGCGGCGTAGGCCCCGGCGTATCCGGCGCCGAGTACGACGATGCGGTGCTTCATGGCGATGCTCCTGTCTCGTTCGGGCGCCCCTTGAACGAGACGGGGCGGCGATTGCTGACAGAACCCGGATGTGACGCCGGTCACGCCGGACGTCCCCTTCGCCTTCGGCGCCCTGGACGACCCCGCCGTGGCGTTCCTGCGGCCTTGACGCGGAGAGCCGCCCCCGACGTCATGATCAGGGCTCCGGGAGACCGGGGCGGACGGGCCCGGCGGGGGCATGGGCGAAAACCCTTTGCGGGGCCGGGCCGGCGACCGTCAGGCTTCTCCGCCATGACCAGTCATCCCTCCCGTCCCGCCACCGGGGCCCGTCCGGCCCGTCCGGTCGCGGACCTGTTCTCCGCCGACGGGCGCCTCAAGGCGATCCCGCGCAGGCCGGCCCGCCGCGAGGCCCTCCTCGCGCACCTCACCGAGAGCCTCTTCGCTCCCGGCCGGGACTACCGCGAGTCCGAGGTCAACCAGGCCCTGCTCACCGTGCACGAGGACTTCTCCGCGCTGCGCCGGTATCTCGTGACCGGCGGCTTCCTCGCCCGGACCAAGGACGGCTCGGCGTACCGCCGACAGCAGCAGCCCGGCTCCCCCGGAGGCGCGATCCCCGCCGTCGCGTGACCGCCGCGGTGGTGGCCGGCCTGCTCGCCGGCTACGGCATCGCGATCCCGGTCGGCGCGGTCGGGGCGTATCTGGTGGCCGTGACGGCCCGTACCGGCTGGCGTACGGGCGCGGGCGCCGCGCTCGGCGTCGCCACGGCGGACGGCGTCTACGCCGTGATCGCGGTGGCGGGCGGTTCGGCGCTCGTCCCGCTCCTGGCACCCGTGACGACCCCGCTGCGGTGGGCCTCGGCCGTGGTGCTCGTGGTGCTCGCGCTCCGGGCGGTGTCCGTGGCCCTCTCCGCGTACCGGAAGGGCGGGCTCGCCTCCCGCGACGACGGGACGGTCCTCGGCCCGGCCCGTGCGTACCTCACCTTCCTGGGGATCACGGTCCTCAACCCGATGACGGTGATCTACTTCGTCGCGCTCGTCCTCGCGACGGGTCCCTCGGCGCCCGCGACGCTTCCCGACCGGGCGGCGTTCGTCCTCGCGGCCCTGGTCGCCTCGGCGAGCTGGCAGCTGCTCCTCGCCCTGGGCGGGACGCTGCTGGGCCGGACCCTGACGGGGGCCCGCGGCCGGCTGACGACGGTGCTCGCGTCGAGCACGCTGATCGTCGTCCTGGCGGTGCGGCTCGTGGTGGACTCCTGAGGGCGCCCGCGCCCGGGCCCCGGACCACCCGGGCGATCGCGTGGAGACGGCCTGGCCGGTGACGGACCCGGGCGCCGAGGCGCAACCGTAGAGTTGCGAGTGTGAGAGCCATGTGCAACCCTGGGGTTGCAGTCACTTCCGTGTGGCGCACCCTACGCGAAGAAGGAGTCCCCCATGAGTGAGGACCGGATCGAGCGCGAAACCCTGATCGACGCACCCCTGGAGCGCGTCTGGACCCTTGTGGCCCAGCCCGGGTTCTGGGTGGCCGACGAGGCGGCCGTGGCCGGGACCGTGGCCAGGGAGGGCGAGTCGATGCTCGCCAGGAACTCCGCCCACGGCGACTTCCCCGTACGCGTCGAGAAGGTCGAACCGCCGACCTACGTCGCCTACCGCTGGGCCAGCGCCTTCTCCGGGCAGGAGCTGACCGACGACAACACCACCCTCGTCGAGTTCACCCTCACCGAGGAGGGCGACGGCACGCGCCTGCGCGTCGTCGAGAGCGGCTTCGCGGCGCTGCCGGGGTCGGAGGAGCTGCGGGCCAAGGCCGTCCGGGACAACACGGGCGGCTGGCCCGAGGTGATCGCCGCGTTCAAGAAGCGCGCGGAACAGGCCCCGTCGTCGTGATGCCGGAGCCCTCGGACGGAGAGGGGGCCGAGCCG
This sequence is a window from Streptomyces sp. NBC_00691. Protein-coding genes within it:
- a CDS encoding maleylpyruvate isomerase family mycothiol-dependent enzyme translates to MCTNDTRDPWLPDRLLRTERDLLMPLLRRTPEEAYELRTACPGWTARQVLAHCGAALVRIVEDRLEEGVFLPEANACDVAEREDWPLGRILDELERGLTEAGPVIAGREDGRLDAVALGEWVHAGDVREAFGEPGAYCGKALELALPLLTVTSRKRETPRLVGVLEDGTTPQISLGNEIAGRPPATFKGDASTLIRIYAGRPLVRTRYELTGATEHELLIYR
- a CDS encoding amino acid adenylation domain-containing protein: MRTLDRLLHAETLHRPDAIAVAYEHETLTFRELSEGALVLGQYLRSLGARPDERVGIHMEPSLELVIATWGTVCSGAAYVPLSPEYPEERVRYMIEDSATRIVVTQDHLRARVSDLAPPGTTVVTLDDAVRHAWRTAGEEPEPYDIRETDLAYVIYTSGSTGRPKGVMVEHRSITAQMRWMAAEHRLVPGAVVLQKTPMSFDAAQWEILAPAVGARVAVGPPGVYRDPEALIDSVRAHGATMLQGVPTLLQALVDTERLAGCTTLRRVYSGGEILSRNLAAQLLAELPSAELINLYGPTECTINASSHTVDRAAVGDPAGPAAIPIGRPAYDTSFHIRDGELCIGGVQVARGYLDRPELTAERFVIDETGERLYRTGDLAHWNEDGTVQFAGRADNQIKLRGFRVELDEIALAIEKHDWVKNAAVVVKDEPRTGFQNLVACVELSPKEAALMDQGNHGAHHQSKESKLQVKAQLSNAGTRPDAELAGLPAVVLPGGTPTDRMRRAVFARKTYRFYEGGEVTRADVLGALARRPEGIGSRAVGSLTAADLGEILRWFGQFTSEERLLPKYGYASPGALYATQLYVELRGIAGLEPGTYYYHPVRHQLYLTDAGAAGSGSEPVLGLEFRGRREAIEPVYRNNIQEVLEIETGHMVGLFEEILPGYGLDIRPREDGTFEVVPYDEESRTPPETDVYVQAHGAGVTGLPEAQYVYEDGDLREISGALIEKRHVIAINQAVYERSRLGITVISRTLDEGRAYVDLGRALQRLQLGGHELGFMSSGYSSKSGRPLPAARRADEILTAAGRPTGPSYFFVGGRVSEEQRLSEGMYEDTVHMKGPAEMIRDDLAHHLPDYMIPNRVVVLDRLPLSANGKVDTKALADLAVVNAGLHGRPHVLPRTRTEGRLAEVWAAALKYEDVEAVSVLDDFFESGGNSLIAVALVTRINRVFDAGLPLQILFDRPTIEKLAHQLDGAAATPASRLVRLHAAGARPPVYCWPGLGGYTMNLRHLAEEIGIDRPFYGVQAYGINRGEEPYATIREMAAADVEAIRRRRPAGPYTLWGYSFGARVAFESAHLLEAAGEQVEHLFLIAPGSPKVRSSETGGADYGNPAFVTILYSVFAGAIDPTVRADGREAFVRRVATDFPALDPDLIGRIVAIVEETFDFTYTFRELRERQVSCPVTLFKAAGDDYSFLESAEGWSTRPPTVVELDADHYSLLRQPDLNELIKKIRYRLGQ
- a CDS encoding dienelactone hydrolase family protein, which encodes MATTTLRIPTPDGRADAFAAFPDDGLQHPGVLLYMDVFGPRPRLEEMARELAAHGYYVLVPHVYHREGTAPLIDLPEHIGEEERPLLFEQLMPFYLAHTTERVLTDAEAYLAFLADRPEVADGPVGVVGYCLGGVLAMRTAAAHPDWVAAVAGFHPGALITDAADSPHLLAPKVTAEVHFGIAEGDMTPEELDGLNEILDAAGVRHTNEIYPGTTHGFTMADTSAFSPEGTRRHWDRLLPLLARTLGS
- a CDS encoding GNAT family N-acetyltransferase; amino-acid sequence: MLRGSEVGLRARHDEDIPILRTELYDDVVNASRAEGGPWRPITPGSKDRRLVVDDTAEGHVPFSVVELEGGSLIGTATLWGIDTHNRVAHIGLGLLPSARGKGYGTDVVATLCHYGFVVRGLQRLQIETLADNAAMLRSAESNGFVREGVLRSSAWVMGEFLDEVILGLLAEEWKASDR
- a CDS encoding sigma-70 family RNA polymerase sigma factor; its protein translation is MDSAAVDRFEAGRGRLASIAYRLLGSAADAEDAVQDTFLRWQAADRDRIEVPEAWLTKVLTHLCLDRLRSAHTRHERSAGAWLPEPLLEGDPMLGPAETFAQRESVSLAVLTLMERLTPVERAVYVLREAFSYGHAEIAGILDITESASQQHIHRARIRVASERRRGGVQADPASARRVVEEFLAAAVSGRTERLVALLTDDVTAVSDGAGLAARLLRVTTRERVASFARAGFRPTPAKRRLAGGTPSLHIAVVNGAPAVLAVVDGRVMGAVAFAVSEGRVASLHGIATAARLTRLDEAWRKHEPRAPAAIEAW
- a CDS encoding NAD(P)/FAD-dependent oxidoreductase, which gives rise to MKHRIVVLGAGYAGAYAAGNLARRLSPADTEITVVNAAPDFVERMRLHQLASGRDLAVRTLTDVFAGTGVRVRLARVTGIDPERRTVTVDPVGTATGADGTGTGGTDATGADQLAYDTLLYALGSSVAHHGVPGAAEHAFDVAGRASALRLRERIAALGAGGTVLVVGGGLTGIETATELAESRPDLAIALAAHGELGAWLSPGARRHLRQAFDRLRITVHEHTAVEAVEPTRAIAAGGSPLPADVTVWTAGFAVHPLAAAAGLEVAETGRIVVDRTMRSVSHPEIYAAGDSAHAIGDNGRPLPMSCASAGFTTMQATAAIIARLTGDEVPTTGLKYHGNHISLGRRDAIFQMVGGDVRPKNWYLGGRTAARLKAGVLTGAGWNIAHPTLGIPKRRRRLTTAPTPGRTGLRATA
- a CDS encoding DUF2087 domain-containing protein; protein product: MTSHPSRPATGARPARPVADLFSADGRLKAIPRRPARREALLAHLTESLFAPGRDYRESEVNQALLTVHEDFSALRRYLVTGGFLARTKDGSAYRRQQQPGSPGGAIPAVA
- a CDS encoding LysE family transporter, translated to MTAAVVAGLLAGYGIAIPVGAVGAYLVAVTARTGWRTGAGAALGVATADGVYAVIAVAGGSALVPLLAPVTTPLRWASAVVLVVLALRAVSVALSAYRKGGLASRDDGTVLGPARAYLTFLGITVLNPMTVIYFVALVLATGPSAPATLPDRAAFVLAALVASASWQLLLALGGTLLGRTLTGARGRLTTVLASSTLIVVLAVRLVVDS
- a CDS encoding SRPBCC domain-containing protein codes for the protein MSEDRIERETLIDAPLERVWTLVAQPGFWVADEAAVAGTVAREGESMLARNSAHGDFPVRVEKVEPPTYVAYRWASAFSGQELTDDNTTLVEFTLTEEGDGTRLRVVESGFAALPGSEELRAKAVRDNTGGWPEVIAAFKKRAEQAPSS